A genomic window from Streptomyces broussonetiae includes:
- a CDS encoding TIGR03621 family F420-dependent LLM class oxidoreductase encodes MTRPFRFAVNLLRPAPAAEWRAKCRRAEELGYDVILVPDHLGMVAPFPALVAAAEATARPRLGTLVLNAGFWNPALLAREVATTDALTGGRLELGLGTGYVPAEHEAAGLPFGSPRERVDHLAHTVEEVNRLLGSGEFRPRPAQPRIPLLVGANGDRMLRLAAAHADVVAFTGARPGAEPGSLLPLSAAELDERVARYHGFAAGRAQPAELNLLIQLVAVTDDPGAALERLLRDRRSRLTADDASALPTVLAGPTEELAARVRGLRERFGFSYLTVLEEHMEAFAAVMEQLRKESA; translated from the coding sequence ATGACACGCCCGTTCCGTTTCGCGGTCAATCTGCTCCGCCCCGCGCCCGCCGCCGAGTGGCGCGCCAAGTGCCGTCGTGCCGAGGAACTGGGGTACGACGTGATCCTCGTCCCGGATCACCTCGGCATGGTGGCACCGTTCCCCGCGCTGGTCGCCGCGGCCGAGGCGACCGCGCGGCCCCGGCTCGGCACGCTCGTACTCAACGCGGGCTTCTGGAACCCGGCCCTGCTGGCCCGCGAGGTGGCGACGACGGACGCGCTCACCGGCGGGCGCCTGGAACTCGGCCTCGGCACCGGGTACGTCCCGGCGGAGCACGAGGCCGCGGGGCTGCCGTTCGGCTCGCCGCGCGAGCGGGTGGACCATCTCGCGCACACGGTCGAGGAGGTGAACCGGCTGCTGGGCTCCGGCGAGTTCCGGCCCCGGCCGGCCCAGCCCCGGATCCCGCTGCTGGTCGGCGCGAACGGCGACCGCATGCTGCGCCTGGCCGCCGCGCACGCCGACGTCGTCGCCTTCACCGGGGCGCGGCCGGGCGCCGAGCCCGGGTCGCTGCTTCCCCTCAGCGCCGCCGAACTGGACGAGCGCGTGGCCCGGTACCACGGCTTCGCGGCGGGCAGGGCACAACCGGCCGAGCTGAACCTGCTGATCCAGCTCGTGGCCGTGACCGACGATCCCGGGGCCGCGCTCGAACGCCTGCTCAGGGACCGGCGGTCGCGGCTGACCGCAGACGACGCGTCCGCGCTGCCGACCGTCCTGGCCGGCCCTACGGAGGAGTTGGCCGCGCGGGTGCGGGGGCTGCGCGAGCGGTTCGGGTTCTCGTACCTGACCGTGCTGGAGGAGCACATGGAGGCGTTCGCGGCGGTGATGGAGCAGCTGCGCAAGGAGTCCGCATAG
- a CDS encoding GNAT family N-acetyltransferase, with amino-acid sequence MTDLRIRPALADDLDAVLAFWKTAAEGTSISDDRDGVERLVARDPGALILAERGGELVGTVIAGFDGWRCHLYRLAVHPRQRRQGIGSALLTAAEERFVRLGGRRADAMVLVRNETAHHAWGAAGYGPQEHWRRWVKPLADRAD; translated from the coding sequence ATGACCGATCTACGGATCCGCCCTGCCCTGGCCGACGATCTCGACGCCGTGCTCGCGTTCTGGAAGACGGCCGCCGAGGGCACCAGCATCAGCGACGACCGGGACGGGGTGGAACGGCTGGTCGCCCGCGATCCCGGAGCCCTGATCCTCGCCGAGCGGGGAGGCGAGCTGGTGGGCACGGTGATCGCCGGCTTCGACGGCTGGCGCTGCCATCTGTACCGGCTCGCCGTACATCCGCGGCAGCGCCGGCAGGGCATCGGCTCGGCGCTGCTGACCGCCGCCGAGGAGCGCTTCGTACGGCTGGGCGGCCGGCGCGCGGATGCGATGGTGCTGGTCCGCAACGAGACCGCGCACCACGCCTGGGGTGCCGCCGGGTACGGCCCGCAGGAGCACTGGCGGCGCTGGGTGAAGCCACTCGCCGACCGCGCCGACTGA
- a CDS encoding hemolysin family protein: MTEVLLLLLAILLSLACGAFVAAEFSLTTVERGELERAAERGERGAPGALRAVRTLTFQLSGAQLGITVTNLVVGMLAEPSIARLLAGPFRAMGLSGGTATSVALVLGTALSTVFLMVVGELVPKNWAISSPLAVAKRVGSAQRWFSAAFRPFITHLNNTANRVVRRLGVEPAEELASARGPQELAALARHSAKQGALEADTAELFVRTLNLADLTAENVMTPRVQVVALDTHATCEDVANATRATGLSRFPVHRGGLDSVVGVAHIKDVLAVPAADRPRRPVSQVMREPLLVPGSLTVDRLLDRLGGRRTMAVVIDEYGGTAGVATLEDIVEEVVGEVRDEHDPHETPDLAPAGADEHGRAVYSADGAARTDQLARVGLRVPEGPYETLAGLIAARLGRIPRIGDTVEVAGWRLDVVDASGRRAARVLLHAPLDDEQARQSPEGAR, translated from the coding sequence ATGACCGAAGTGCTGCTCCTTCTGCTGGCGATCCTGCTGTCGCTCGCCTGTGGCGCCTTCGTGGCGGCGGAGTTCTCGCTGACCACGGTGGAGCGCGGCGAGCTGGAGCGGGCCGCCGAGCGCGGCGAGCGCGGTGCGCCGGGCGCCCTGAGAGCCGTACGGACCCTGACCTTCCAGCTCTCCGGCGCCCAGCTCGGCATCACCGTGACCAATCTGGTCGTCGGCATGCTCGCCGAGCCGTCGATCGCCAGGCTGCTCGCCGGTCCGTTCCGGGCGATGGGGCTCTCGGGCGGCACGGCGACCTCGGTCGCGCTGGTGCTCGGTACGGCCCTGTCGACGGTGTTCCTGATGGTCGTCGGCGAGCTGGTGCCCAAGAACTGGGCGATCTCCTCGCCCCTGGCGGTGGCCAAGCGGGTGGGCAGCGCCCAGCGCTGGTTCAGCGCTGCCTTCCGCCCCTTCATCACGCACCTGAACAACACGGCCAACCGTGTCGTGCGCCGGCTGGGCGTCGAGCCGGCCGAGGAACTGGCCTCCGCGCGCGGCCCGCAGGAGCTGGCGGCGCTGGCCCGGCACTCCGCCAAGCAGGGTGCGCTGGAGGCGGACACCGCCGAGCTGTTCGTGCGGACGCTGAACCTGGCCGACCTGACGGCGGAGAACGTGATGACCCCGCGCGTCCAGGTCGTCGCCCTGGACACCCACGCGACCTGCGAGGACGTGGCGAACGCGACCCGGGCCACCGGCCTGTCCCGGTTCCCGGTCCACCGGGGCGGCCTGGACTCGGTCGTCGGCGTCGCCCACATCAAGGACGTCCTGGCCGTACCGGCCGCGGATCGGCCCCGCCGCCCGGTCTCCCAGGTGATGCGCGAGCCGCTGCTCGTGCCCGGGTCCCTGACCGTCGACCGGCTGCTGGACCGCCTCGGCGGCCGGCGCACCATGGCCGTCGTCATCGACGAGTACGGCGGCACGGCCGGCGTGGCCACGCTGGAGGACATCGTCGAGGAGGTCGTCGGCGAGGTGCGCGACGAGCACGACCCGCACGAGACGCCCGACCTCGCCCCCGCCGGCGCCGACGAGCACGGCCGGGCCGTGTACTCCGCCGACGGCGCCGCCCGCACCGACCAGCTCGCGCGCGTGGGACTGCGGGTGCCCGAGGGACCGTACGAGACGCTGGCCGGCCTGATCGCGGCCCGGCTGGGCCGGATACCGCGGATCGGTGACACGGTCGAGGTGGCCGGCTGGCGGCTGGACGTGGTGGACGCCTCCGGCCGCCGGGCGGCCCGGGTGCTGCTGCACGCGCCGCTGGACGACGAACAGGCCCGCCAGAGCCCGGAGGGGGCGCGATGA